DNA from Krasilnikovia cinnamomea:
GCGTTCAAGTTCGACGCGAACGGCAACACGATTCCCGACGCAGAGGCGAAGGCCTGATCCGCGGTAACTCTCTGTAGGTTCGGTGTGGCCGGATGATCTCCGGCCACACCGACCTCTCGTTTCAGGAGCCCCTTGTGAATTTCTCGGGTCTGATCCAAGACTTCGGTCCACTGACCGTGACCGGCTTGGCGCAGGGCGCGATCATCGCGCTGTTTGCGTTGGGCTACACCCTGGTCTACGGCGTGCTGCGACTCATCAACTTCGCGCACTCCGAAGTCTTCCTACTGGGTACGTACGCCACCCTGCTGGTGTGGGGGCTGTTCGGCCTGGACCAGAACTCCGCCACCCCCTCGACCCTGGCGGTCATCGGTCTCATCCTGCTGGGCATGGCCGGGGCGATCGTGGCGTCCGGCGCGACCGCGCTCGTGGTCGAGCTGGTGGCCTACCGGCCGCTGCGGCGGCGCAACGCCCCGCCGCTGGCCTTCCTCATCACCGCGATCGGCGCCTCGCTGGCGATCTCGGAGACCGTCGGTGTGATCACGCACCGGAATCCGACCGGCGTGCCGAACCTGGTGCAGCAGAAGGTCGTGATCGAGATAGGCAACACGCAGATCACGAACCTGCAGATCCTGATCATCGTGCTGGCGCTGGTCATGATGTTCGTGCTGGACCGGTTCATCAACCGCTCCCGGATGGGCCGGGGCATCCGGGCCGTGGCGCAGAATCCGGACAGCGCGGCGCTGATGGGTGTGAACAAGAGCCGGGTGATCGCGCTCGTGTTCCTCATCGGCGGTCTCATGGCGGGCATCGCGGCCGTCATGTACGACTTGAAGATCGGTGTCACGCGTTTCGACGCCGGCTTCCTGCTGGGCATCGAGGCGTTCACGGCCGCGGTGCTGGGCGGTATCGGCAACCTGCGCGGCGCCCTGCTGGGCGGCCTGCTGCTGGGCGTGCTGCAGAACTACGCGGCCGGGCTGTTCGGCACGGAGTGGCTGCACGCGGCGTCGTTCGTGCTGCTGGTGCTGATCCTGCTGGCGCGGCCGACCGGCCTGCTGGGCGAATCTCTGGGGAAGGCAAGGGCATGACCGAGACGAGTGGAACGCAGTCGTTCCGGTCGCGGGGCGGCGCGCGAGGCTGGTTCGCCGGGCTGCCGAAGCCGGTACGGATCCTCGTGGTGCTGGGGTTCGTCGCCCTGGCGTACCTGCTGCCGTACGTGGGTGACATCCCGGTGCTCGGCCCGCAGATCACGACGCAGGGCATCGACTGGCCGAGCGCGCTGTTCAACATGTCGTACTTCGTGCTGCTGGCGCTGGGCCTGAACGTGGTCGTGGG
Protein-coding regions in this window:
- a CDS encoding branched-chain amino acid ABC transporter permease, producing MNFSGLIQDFGPLTVTGLAQGAIIALFALGYTLVYGVLRLINFAHSEVFLLGTYATLLVWGLFGLDQNSATPSTLAVIGLILLGMAGAIVASGATALVVELVAYRPLRRRNAPPLAFLITAIGASLAISETVGVITHRNPTGVPNLVQQKVVIEIGNTQITNLQILIIVLALVMMFVLDRFINRSRMGRGIRAVAQNPDSAALMGVNKSRVIALVFLIGGLMAGIAAVMYDLKIGVTRFDAGFLLGIEAFTAAVLGGIGNLRGALLGGLLLGVLQNYAAGLFGTEWLHAASFVLLVLILLARPTGLLGESLGKARA